Proteins encoded in a region of the Benincasa hispida cultivar B227 chromosome 2, ASM972705v1, whole genome shotgun sequence genome:
- the LOC120071467 gene encoding uncharacterized protein LOC120071467, translating into MLAMAQGLIPRAQTGTNHSFFLLSFKPKFPLPRCKFPFMLPPLRLLPLPRCFCRYSSLQEPIDLCKYREAFSKRMDMAGLKPHHRIALGVSGGPDSMALCVLTAVWKMDGLTATGRSSTFIDGLLAIVVDHGLRAESRDEAKVVSNRITQLGIRCEIASCDWLNGKPKQGHLQEAARDMRYQMLQKVCVQHQIGVILVAHHADDQAELFILRLSRSSGVLGLAGMPFTSQIFSSHTYSYSEVSKNYGVLLVRPLMDFSKDDMYKICQGANQDWVEDPTNRSSLFARNRIRMSLGDLSSGTLNSELHAIISACRKTRLFVDQVCLSLANWTLTITELGYAIIDLEILNQLKPQDICLSKFVSLVLQFISQRHRPVRGNTAKLVLDYIQTVPCKTSLTAAGCYVCPAPGSKGTRCVVCCSVDCPLPSEIEVFHAPSYEEERNGVSDGLEQIINDGKSYLEHFIPKASDVHFLDATPESVLDEAKKLNIISESTYRIIVSLQMQETKLFKAEPKVTPGHEPKHGSNSVRTSSGRLLKPGQICNYMNRFFITWKIRDEIEDNSTFEAANRNTFCKSCVLGCNMELEVRHMIESDWLYLSKLSECTVENFQDQRDTLANLEEQTMENTNRCLNFARSSAREASVLLKLIPVAARRSLPVLVNQQGLLLSIPSVRFSHCPWLMASAVFKPRVPFGGGHSSFM; encoded by the exons ATGCTAGCCATGGCGCAGGGCCTCATCCCGAGGGCGCAAACGGGAACAAACCACTCATTCTTCCTCTTATCTTTCAAACCCAAATTCCCATTACCGAGATGCAAATTTCCCTTCATGCTACCGCctcttcgtcttcttcctcttcctcgcTGTTTCTGCAGGTATTCTTCTTTGCAAGAACCAATCGACCTGTGCAAGTACAGGGAAGCTTTTTCCAAGCGCATGGATATGGCTGGACTCAAACCCCACCACCGTATAG CTCTGGGAGTCAGTGGAGGCCCCGATAGCATGGCTCTTTGTGTTCTTACGGCGGTCTGGAAAATGGATGGCCTGACTGCCACCGGTAGAAGTAGTACTTTTATCGATGGACTCCTGGCAATAGTCGTGGATCACGGTCTTCGTGCTGAGAGCAGAGACGAGGCAAAAGTTGTCAGCAATCGAATTACTCAATTGG GTATCAGATGCGAGATTGCGTCTTGCGATTGGCTAAACGGTAAACCAAAGCAGGGTCACTTGCAAGAAGCAGCTCGTGATATGAG ATACCAAATGTTGCAGAAAGTTTGTGTCCAACATCAGATTGGAGTGATACTTGTTGCACATCACGCAGATGACCAG GCTGAGTTATTCATTCTGAGGTTGTCTCGCAGTAGTGGTGTGCTTGGACTTGCGGGAATGCCTTTCACTTCTCAGATTTTCTCCTCACATACATATTCTTACAGTGAAGTTTCCAAGAATTATGGCGTTCTTCTTGTGAGACCACTAATGGATTTTTCTAAAGATGACATGTACAAG ATATGTCAAGGTGCTAATCAAGATTGGGTTGAAGACCCAACAAATCGAAGTTCCTTGTTTGCTCGAAATAGAATTCGAATGTCATTGGGAGATTTGTCATCTG GTACTCTCAACTCCGAGCTACATGCCATTATTTCTGCCTGTAGGAAAACACGCTTATTTGTTGATCAAGTCTGTTTAAGCCTGGCAAATTGGACTTTGACCATAACGGAG TTGGGATATGCCATTATTGATTTGGAGATTCTCAATCAATTGAAACCTCAAGATATTTGCCTGTCAAAGTTCGTGTCCTTAGTTTTGCAG TTCATCTCTCAAAGGCACAGGCCGGTTAGAGGTAACACTGCAAAACTGGTGTTAGACTACATTCAAACGGTTCCTTGCAAG ACTTCACTGACAGCAGCTGGCTGCTACGTTTGTCCAGCTCCTGGGTCTAAGGGCACCAGGTGCGTAGTCTGTTGTTCAGTGGATTGCCCTTTGCCTTCCGAAATAGAAGTTTTCCATGCACCCTCTTATGAAGAAGAGAGGAACGGTGTTTCTGATGGGTTAGAACAAATCATTAATGATGGGAAATCATATTTAGAACATTTCATTCCTAAAGCTTCTGATGTACACTTCTTGGATGCAACGCCTGAATCTGTTCTAGATGAAGCAAAAAAGCTAAATATTATCAGTGAATCAACCTATAGGATCATTGTTTCACTGCAGATGCAAGAGACCAAGCTCTTCAAAGCAGAACCAAAAGTCACTCCTGGACATGAACCAAAACATGGTTCAAACTCTGTAAGAACTTCATCCGGTCGATTGCTTAAGCCAGGGCAAATATGTAACTATATGAACAGGTTCTTCATCACTTGGAAAATAAGAGATGAAATTGAAGACAATTCTACTTTTGAGGCAGCTAATCGTAATACATTTTGCAAGTCATGTGTGTTAGGTTGCAACATGGAGTTAGAGGTGCGGCACATGATCGAATCTGATTGGCTTTATCTTTCCAAGTTGTCTGAGTGCACAGTGGAGAATTTTCAAGACCAAAGAGATACTTTAGCCAATTTGGAGGAGCAGACCATGGAGAATACAAATAGATGTTTAAATTTTGCCAGATCGTCGGCTAGAGAAGCATCAGTGCTATTGAAATTGATTCCAGTTGCTGCAAGAAGAAGCCTTCCTGTTCTAGTCAATCAACAAGGGCTGCTTCTAAGTATTCCT